A region of the Zhihengliuella halotolerans genome:
CAGCCGCGCCTCCTCGAGATTCGCCTCCGGCACGACAAATCTGCGGTATCCGTGCCGGACTCCGGAGAGGACGGAGGGCAGAACGCCGGGCACGGGTCGGAGGGCTCCGTCCAAACCCAGCTCGCCGATGTAGACCGTGTCGGGCTGGGCGTGCATACTGTCGTCCGCCGAGAGGGCCGCCGTGACGATCGCCAGGTCGAGGGCAGATCCGCGCTTCGGAAGCGACGCGGGCTGAAGATTCACGGTGATCCGCCTCGGGCTCAGTGGCACGCCGGTATTCCGGGCAGCCGACCGGATCCGGTCGCGCGCCTCGCCGAGTGAGGCGTCGGGTAGTCCGAGCAGCACGAACGCGGGCAGGCCACCGCCGATGTCGGCCTCGACATCGACGACGTGTCCGGTCAGCCCGGTGAGCACGACACCCGTCGCCCGCCCCAGGTTGCCGCCGGTCATGCCGAAACCGCCTCGAAATGGTCGAGCCTGAATTCGTCGTCGGCGCATTCGATCGCAATGACGTCGACTTGCAGTCGTCGGACCGCCTCCCCCGCGGTCCGGCTCCACTGCCACGCGAGGCCGAAGAGCCGCCTGCGCTTGGCGTCGGTCACCGCCTCGGCCGCGTGCCCGTAGTCATCGGAGGTTCGCGTCTTGACTTCAACGGCGATGTGCACGCCACCGCGCGTGGCGATAATGTCCAGCTCTCCCCCGCGGCATCGCCAATTCCGTTCGAGGATCCGGTAGCCGTTGGCCTCGAGATATCTAGCGGCCAGTTCCTCGCCGCGTGCTCCCAATTCCTGATTGTGTCCCATATCCAACAGCTTGCCGGCACGGCGAAGGCCCCGGGACGGAATCCCGGGGCCTTGTGGACGACGACGCTTCGCCCTCGCATTGTGGACGAATAGTGACGCTCAGGACTCGTCGAGCCCGGTGGCCCTCTGAACGGTCAGGTCGTCGGTCTTCGTGAGCTCCTCGACGTTCACATCCTTGAACGTGATCACCCGAACCTGCTTCACGAAACGGGCAGTCCGGTACACGTCCCAGACCCACGCATCCTGGAGGGTCACGTCGAAGTAGACTTCGCCGTCCGCGGACCGCGGCTGCACGTCGACATTGTTGGCCAGGTAGAAGCGCCGCTCGGTCTCAACCACGTAATTGAACAGGTGGACGACGTCGCGGTACTCCCGATAGAGCTGTAGCTCCATGTCGGTCTCGTAGTTCTCGAGGTCTTCTGCGCTCATCTTTCCTCCCGGTAGATGTCCATTGTGCCCCAGTTCCGGCACGTCCGCCGCCCAGCGCACGGCCGCGTCGGCGACGGCCTCAGATGAGCCGCCAGGAGCGTCGGTGATTCTCGCTGGGGCCGTGCGCGCGGATCGCGTCCCGGTGGTGCTCCGTGCCGTACCCCTTGTTGGCGTCCCAGCCGAAGTGCGGTTCGGACTCGTGCCGCTGGCGCATCAGTTCGTCACGCTCGACCTTCGCCAGGACCGAGGCCGCCGCCACGGAAAGGCACGTCATGTCGGCCTTCACGCGGGTCGTCACGGGCGGCACCGCGCTTGCCGGGCCGCCGTCGAACTGGTCGCTTTCGAACAGGCTGGCCTGCCGCCGCGGCGTCAGCCAGTCGTAGTTGCCATCAACGAGTACGACATCGGGGCGCTGGCTGCCGCTGGCGGCCTCCAACGCGCGCCGGCCGGCGAGACCCGTCGCCGGCATGATGCCGAGCTCGTCGATTTCTTGGGGGCTCGCGTGGCCCACTCCCCAGGCCGCTGCCCAAGCCATGATGGAGCCGATGAGGTCCACGCGCGCATCCGGCCGCAGCAGCTTGCTGTCGCGAACGCCGGCGAGCAGGCCGGCCGCCGCCGGGTCGATGACGACGAGCCCGACGGAGACCGGGCCCGCCAGCGCACCGCGCCCGACCTCGTCGCAGCCGGCGACCCAGGGGCCGTGCAGCGTGGCAAGCCGGGTCTCGGCCGCGAAGTCGGGGGCCGGTCGCGTCACTCCGGCTCCCCGGCGCTCACGGCGTCGAACACTTCGTGGTGGCTGTCGATCACGCCGAGCCGGTCGACGGGCCAGGCGATAACGGTGGCCTTTCCTTCGACGTCTGCGAGGTCGATGAATCCGGCGCCGCGCTCGTTGTGGAAGCGCGAATCGGCGGAGGCGTTCCGGTGGTCGCCCATGACCCAGATCTTCTCCTCAGGGACCGTTACCGCGAAGGGCACGTCGCTCGGCGCGGCCCCCGGGGCCACATAGGACTCGTCGAGGGGTTCGTCGTTGACCTCGACACGCCCGTCGGCATCGCAGCACACGACGACGTCGCCGGGCATGCCGATGACCCGCTTAACCAGATGCTGGTTGGCGGGATCGGGCACGAGCCCGACGAACTTGAGGACGTCCTGCACGACGTTGGTCTCCGGTTCCTCCGTCTCGCCCAGCCAGTCGAGCTCGTCGCGGAACACGACGACGTCGCCACGCTCCAGCTCGAAGGGCCCCGGCACCATGAGGTTGACGAAGATCCGGTCGTTGATCTCGAGGGTCGGCTCCATCGAACCGGACGGGATGTAGAACGCACGGAAGAAGAACGTCTTAACGACGAACGAGATGACCAGCGCCGCGCCGACGATGAGCAGGATCTCGCGCAGCCATGCCCATTTGCCGGAGCCGTGCCGGCTGCGCCCGCCGGACGACCTCTCTTGATGCTTCGTCACTGGTGTCCTTCCACCGTCCATTCCGTTCTGGGCCGCGGCCCGCCGCGAGAGCGGAACCGTGGAATCAGGGCTCGAGTCCGATTCGACTCAGAGGCCACACAACATTGTCTACCCTGCCGAGCACCCGATCCGCCGGAATCATGCCTCCGCCCGGCGCGCCGAGCAGGGCTCGCGAGTCTGCCGAATTCGAACGGTGGTCTCCCATGACCCAGATCCGGCCGGCGGGGATCGTCACGTCGAACACGACATCGCTCGAAGTGTCCCCGGGACGCACGTATGGCTCGTGCAGGGGCGACCCGTTGAGCTCGAGCAGCCCGTCGGCGTCACAGCAGCTCAGGCTGTCTCCCTCGACGGCGATCACGCGCTTGACGAAGTAGTCGCCGTTGCCCGTCAGCCGCATCGACTTCAGGAGTCCGTCGATCGGGTTGGCGGACCGGTAGGGAACCAGCGTCCCCGCCCCGTCGAAGACGACGACGTCGCCTCGCTCCGGCATCCCGTCGTAGGCCGTTCGATCGACCAAGAGTCCGTCGCCGGGCTGCAGCGCCGGTGTCATGGACTCCGACGAGATGTAGAAGAAATCGACCAGCGTGGCGCGCAGGATCAGCGCGGCCACGGCTCCGAACAGGAGGACGGGGATGACGAAGCGCCAGCCCCGCGGACGGGACCGGCGCTCCGGGTGCCCCCGGCCGGAGCCGGGGGCGGGGGATACT
Encoded here:
- a CDS encoding YraN family protein, translating into MGHNQELGARGEELAARYLEANGYRILERNWRCRGGELDIIATRGGVHIAVEVKTRTSDDYGHAAEAVTDAKRRRLFGLAWQWSRTAGEAVRRLQVDVIAIECADDEFRLDHFEAVSA
- a CDS encoding DUF2469 domain-containing protein → MSAEDLENYETDMELQLYREYRDVVHLFNYVVETERRFYLANNVDVQPRSADGEVYFDVTLQDAWVWDVYRTARFVKQVRVITFKDVNVEELTKTDDLTVQRATGLDES
- a CDS encoding ribonuclease HII, whose product is MTRPAPDFAAETRLATLHGPWVAGCDEVGRGALAGPVSVGLVVIDPAAAGLLAGVRDSKLLRPDARVDLIGSIMAWAAAWGVGHASPQEIDELGIMPATGLAGRRALEAASGSQRPDVVLVDGNYDWLTPRRQASLFESDQFDGGPASAVPPVTTRVKADMTCLSVAAASVLAKVERDELMRQRHESEPHFGWDANKGYGTEHHRDAIRAHGPSENHRRSWRLI
- the lepB gene encoding signal peptidase I, with the protein product MTKHQERSSGGRSRHGSGKWAWLREILLIVGAALVISFVVKTFFFRAFYIPSGSMEPTLEINDRIFVNLMVPGPFELERGDVVVFRDELDWLGETEEPETNVVQDVLKFVGLVPDPANQHLVKRVIGMPGDVVVCCDADGRVEVNDEPLDESYVAPGAAPSDVPFAVTVPEEKIWVMGDHRNASADSRFHNERGAGFIDLADVEGKATVIAWPVDRLGVIDSHHEVFDAVSAGEPE
- the lepB gene encoding signal peptidase I; amino-acid sequence: MTRVSPAPGSGRGHPERRSRPRGWRFVIPVLLFGAVAALILRATLVDFFYISSESMTPALQPGDGLLVDRTAYDGMPERGDVVVFDGAGTLVPYRSANPIDGLLKSMRLTGNGDYFVKRVIAVEGDSLSCCDADGLLELNGSPLHEPYVRPGDTSSDVVFDVTIPAGRIWVMGDHRSNSADSRALLGAPGGGMIPADRVLGRVDNVVWPLSRIGLEP